In the genome of Harmonia axyridis chromosome 4, icHarAxyr1.1, whole genome shotgun sequence, the window ATATACAATGGATTATAATAATTTGTAAATGTGATCTACCACAAATTCAACCTCATTATTCGTGGATCTGGCAACGTCCATCCAattccaaataaatatataatccaAAGAACTTCTATGTTTAACATTGGGATTCCGCTCAGGTAAAAACTAAAAAGTTATAAGCATTAATGGTTTAGTTTCACAATGGGCTAATACAATCCTGTCTTTTCGATGTTAGCACCACAGAACTCCATCATTAAGTTCTATGGTTCAAACACCGAAAGGGCAGGAGTGCATTAGCTCAATCTGTAAAAGAAAAGAATACATGTAGGGCTGAGtaaaaatatgatttctaggACTACTCTATTTGGAAAATacatctgcaaaatttcatttattcatcttGGCCCCGCTAAGCTTGCTGCAAATGtgaatttcatattttaaaCCTCATAATTAATATATCGTTGTCCAAAAACTAAATTCACAAAGAAGATAATttccagaagaagaagaaaaaatgaatttttaggTTACTGGAAAATATCTTTCAGTTGTCAGTGACAGTCGACAGATCAAAGACTAGAAAGAAGTCTGTGAACAGATATTGTTGAATTAATAATTAATGTATTTTAATCTTTGGACAACATTGGCCgtataaaataaatcaatggGTAGAGTATAGATAAAGTTTCATCTATTTCATATCCTGTTCGCAAATCCTCATTAAACAATGAGTAAGTACGGAAATAGTCCAGGTCCTGTACCAGATCGATGGATGTATTGCCCTAGAAAAGCAGATCAATTGATTATAAAGAAATTTATGGCATTCAAGACACCATTATCTTCAAGATTTGATGATGATGTACCTCCAAAATGTAGATTTGCTCCAAGCATGGTATTTGATGCATGTCGAACAAATAAGGTATTGATTATATCTACATATGAACCATTATAGTTCTCTTCgtccattataatataatagaaAAGCAAATGTAGGGAATAGGACAATATTTTTCTCCTTTACAAACTCCTTCAAGCCAACATTGTAGAACAAAACTGTTCCTTTTTTAAGGCTTTCGAAATTTCATATACGAAATTTATACATACAAgttacaattatttttattttcatttcatgtttgatattcttatgaataattttttcttaggTTAAACTTGGATTATGGATAGATCTAACAAATACTAAGAGGTTTTATGATAAGAAGGAGATAGAATCAAGAGACTGTAAATATATGAAGCTTAATTGCCGAGGGCATGGTGAATGTCCCTCACCTGAGCAAACTACAACTTTTGTTAACATAGTTCATGATTTCATATCTAAAAAACCCTTGGAAATTATTGGAGTTCATTGTACACATGGGTTTAATAGAACTGGATTTTTGATAgcttcatatttggtattaaaATGTGACTGCAGTGTAGAAATTGCCCTAGATATGTTTGCAAAAGCTAGGTAAGTAttttaaaattctataaaaatttattcCACCTACATAGGAAAATTTGGAGGACAATAATTTTCTATGAATAttcccaaattcaataaatttcgcTAATTACATTTTATGTAATGTCAACTTGAAATTGACAAGTgccaatttgattttgttttttgtcaATTTGAAGTCGACTGCCAATATGATTTTGAATAATACCAGTTGGAGATTTTGACTTACGCCATTATGATTAGCACCAAATTGGACTTGAAATCGTCTAAATCATCTGAATTTTGTATCAGACCACTTAGAATGTActtatacaaaatttcattataattagATAAGTATTTCAGAAGTTTTACAAGTATTTGCAAAGAGAAAGACATGGCACCAAAAGAAGAGTCTATCTTCGTTAGACTTGGAAACAATTATGTCTTCTTGAATAAATCGATCTTCTTTGTTGatgttattttcatttgaaacctcgggatattttttaatttattcaagAGTCAAACAAATATTTGCCACAACTTAGTTAATattaaatgatttcaaaatagtatattctaaaacaagttgcagaatgggctcctatcccaacacgaatgcgaaattcgaaaacgagcgatgaaggagcgagttttcgaacgcaagagtgttggaattgccttccgcaacgagtattagacgatattttctctatttcagtcaagctttgtgaaatattgtcgaaattcaatgaaaaattcaaattttacatcctagtgacttttgtattgtatcttggcagttggtgactgttacgaaaattgacagattacggaatttgaatcgtacattttgaattttcaaataattgaaaataacgcattaaattcatgaattatgggagaggaaatcgatttaacaccacctgaattaagagaaattgcgaataatgctgcaaatcatttgactatatccaaattatacattatgttgacaattattgacgtttgttgaaatttgataggattggaaggcagtagagacaaccacaaaaaaagaaaaatataacttgATAACGATGGTGTAATGAGttaattacagcactgtttttagaactgtaatgacctcattacgatactgaaatagagaaataaagtTCTCAAAATATCAGTTTGATTCAACTGGAATTTTTAAATGTTTTGTACATATCTGTATTCAGAAGGATCCAGATTGTTATAGAAATGAATAAAGtattatgaatatttaattttttatttgattatagtTGTTCATTCTTGTGAATCATAACTCCCAATTTTTCCAGACCACCTGGTATATATAAAGCCGATTATATTGAAGAATTATATAGGAGATATGACAGCATTGAAGATGCTCCTCCACCACCAGACCGACCTGATTGGGAAGCTGAAGAAGAAAACGATACAAATGGAACAGAATTTAGCGATAACAGAACAGAACAAGGCAACAACATGGCATCTACTTCATCTGGAAGGTGAGTTTTTGACATACAAGTAAAAATACAATCATAATTCAGAGGGGTAACTCCAAATAGAGTATTAAGGCAAAGACACACTTATATGTGTTAAGTTGCCAATGCGCTATCGAATTGCCAGGTTGAGTTCTGCTTTGTGGCATGGCGACAGAAAAGTGTGTTTGAAAAAGTTGCCTTTGAACTGTACTCAATGATTCTGAGCATGTTGGGGCACTTTGTTTGAAACCGAACTGATAATGAATCTATCCCTGTTTGCATTGCAATAATAAAAAACTCTTGTGCttttatttttgatagattttatGCATTATatattgagaaatttcatttatacAGGTGTAcatattgtaataataataatttgaatggtGTTGTTTTGTATTCAATTGTTCCCTCTCGATTTGAAGGTCGAGTAACAAGAAAAAACAAGAGCCCAAATTTATGGAAGGTGTCCCAGGAGTTACTGTATTCAGGGAATACCCTAAAATGTTAGATCTCCAGAAGAAGGTCCAAAGAATGTGCGAATGGAAAAGAAATGAATTTCCTGGTTCCCAACCGGTAACAATGAGTAATGAAAACCTTCATTTATTGAAGGAAAAACCATATATGGTGTCTTGGAAAGCGGATGGGATGAGGTATTTGATGCTGATTGATGGTAAAGATGAGGTGTACTTCTTTGACAGAGACAACAATGTCTACAAAGTGTCAGATTTGTCATTCCCGTTTCGCAAAAATTTGAGGGATCATTTGCGAGACACTTTGGTCGATGGGGTAAGTCAACATTCATAGTAAAGAATTGTTTATCGAATTATCAATTGAAAATGCAACTGGCATTCGCTAACGATGATCCTCAAgaagtaagatttttttatcCACTTTGATTTTTGTTCCGAAACAAGACACGTTTTCAACAACCAGAGCTTTTAATATTCCCAAAAATAGTTTTGCCAACACTGGTTCTTCAggtttatttaaaatttaaaattaatctgaaaaaggcgaaacaattgttgttgaGATTGAAATGTTTGTGGAAATTAATGAAGTTTCATTTGATATTGAATTTCCATCATTTACATGTTCTTATCGTTTTGATAGATGaatccaaaaaataaaaaaaaattaaaattcaactgCTCTTGATTTATAAATTTATGTAACTGACCGGACTTTGTTTCATGTAGAATAATTGATAATTTGTATAACGCTTGTGCTCCTTGAGATGGCTAAAAGTATCTAATTTGTGTTGTTTCTCAGGAAATGGTAATTGACAAAGTGAATGGAGAAGACATACCTAGATATTTGGTGTAtgatattattcaattcatGGGTCAGGAGGTTGGCAAGACTTCTTTTCGCTCAGTTAGATTGCTTTGTATTGAGAaagagattattatttcaagaaaaactgcaatggAAAAAGGTTTGATAAATAGAGCCAATGAACCATTTAGTGTTAGAAAAAAGGAATTCTGGGAAATATTCCAAGCTGAAAATTTGTTAGGTCCAAAATTCGCAGCCTCTCTATCTCATGAACCTGACGGACTGATTTTCCAACCTGCAGAAGATGTGAGTACATGCATTATTTGTATTAATGGATTGTATGCAtagttaaaaaatatttttatatacgaTAAATGATGATGAGAtctatgtgtagaaattaagtGACTTTTTAAAGGTTTTTCCTTACAGAACTAACTTGTTTGAAAACAAGACTAGTTTCATCTTTATCTTCATCAGGGCTCTAAAATTGAAAGAACGAGAACTAAAACACATCATTTCCAAAATTCGAATTCCTGTCTACGAAaccaaacaaagaaaaaatgttaGTTGAGTTTTCTATTTTGAGAAATCATAATGCAGAAAGTGTTTAGTCACTTGTGAATTTatctgtttttttatttttgaatcatattttggTAGTTTGAGTCCTGATTAAGATtacaaaataaaactgaaactggttttgtaaaaaaaaacatgaactaTAAGCCTGTGAAATGTCACTTAATTTCTACATCTAGGTCTCAACTTAATTTCCATCTAGAATtgaaagtaacgggtgtttttttttcgaggtatgtaactttaagttggcattactgttcaagatggcgaccgatttaacagctgccaagtgatttattctcagtttggttttgcaattcatcatgaatagactcacgcctgaacaacgcttgcaaatagtgcaattttatttctaaaataatggttctgtgcggaatacgtatcgcgcactacgtccattttatgttgtttagcgatgaagcgcacttctggttgaatgactacgtcaacaaacaaaactgccgcatttggagtgaagcttatcctcaagtgtatgtcgaaacaccgttacatccagaaaaactgactgtttggtgcgctttatgggctggtggagtcATTGGTctctacttcttcaaaaacaatgatggccagaacgttacagtcaatggtgatcagtatagagccatgattactaactttttcattcctgaattgaacaaccataatgtccaggagctgtggttccaacaagacggcgcaacatgtcacacagctcgtgccacaatcgatttattgaaagacacgtttgttggCAGCCTAAaatcacgttttggacctgtgaaatggcctccaagatcttgtgatttaacaccgctagactactttctgtggggctatgtaaagtcattggtctatgcggataagccacaaacccttgaccatttggaagacaacattcgccgtgttattgccgatataaggccacaaatgttggaaaaagtcatcgaaaattggacgtccagattggactacatccgagtcagctgtggcggtcatatgccaaaaatcatatttaaaatgtaatgccacaagattatcttgcggataaataaaattcatgtcagtcgaatgatccatcgttgttttattgaaatttaaagttctatagctctaaaaaaaatacccttcattgattttcttaaattttgaaTGGAAGATCTTCATTACATAAAATGAATCAATATTATTTCTAATGAGCAATATTTTTTCAGCCCTATGTTGCTGGTCGATGTGATAGTGTGTTGAAATGGAAACCAACTGAGTTGAATTCTGTTGACTTtaagatgaaaattgttagagaACAAAGAGAAGGGTAAGTGTGAAGATTCATGTTTTTTTCgtgaatttcattgaataacttttatttttcattttcacagcTGTGTACCCTGCAGAAAAATTCAGCTTTTTGTAGGACAATTGAGTGAACCTTTCGACAGTATGAAGTATAATAAGGAATTGAAAGATCTCGATGGTAAAATTATTGAATGCAAATATCAGAACAATCAATGGGTGTTTATGAGAGAGAGAACTGATAAATCATTTCCAAACAGCTATGATACTGCTTATTGTAAGTATAATATTGCTATTTTTGCTCGCTTGTTTCTGAAAAAGGGTGGTCTTTTATCGGAATGTTGGTaactttcgaattttgagccgagaagAGTCTCAAACGATTAGATTCAATTCACTGATTTAGAATTCGAGGCCAAAATCGATTATGTCCAGGTATCGGaaatataataaacaaaattcaattcaatatttttatgtgattgtagatttgaaaaaatcagATAATACAATTTATGTCAGAATTCACTAATATTTTGTGTgtaaataaaaatcatcaaaaaggAAATTATCCAAAAATTCAGCTTCTGCTCGAGAAAACAATAATACAAATTTCCTGATCTGCTTTCTATCTGAATATCTTTCGTAGAACTAAGTTGTGTAAAAATTTTTCGGTTATTTTGAGGAAATAAAAGAGAAATGCCAGGATGCAAGAAGATATAAAAAGGACAGAGTTCACAAAGAAAACAGCATTTATTAGAAAACTTGTAAATTTCAACAGTGAGATCAATTGATTCCACAATGGACAGATTTGAATGCAAACTGCTTTTCTTCTATGATCAAGAAGTTTTGACTTTATtaagtttcttcttcttcatgtgccTTGTCCTTTTCGAACGTTGGCTATCATCACAGCAATTTTAACTTTTTTGGCTGAATTTCGGAACCTAGTATAGTGAAGCTAAAATCTGCATGctaaatttccggaaaaattacatgaatattaATTTAACAAGCGCGCAATTTTTCTTGATTTACGAGCCtttctcaactttttttttataataaaatattttcatttcagctGTTTGTCAGAGTATACGAAAACCTCTCACTAAAGAAGCTTTATTGGAATACATCCATTATTTGTATGATAGGAAAATTATGCCACCTCCAAATAAAAAGATAAAGAGATGACCAGGTCATGTCATCAAAACTTATTTATTCCTTTACTCTTCATACAAATCATCTGtatatattatttctttttgtcATTACCTTTTACAATTATTATTGTAGAAGGTAAGACATTGAATTGTACAAAGCTTGCATGATGTAATAATTAATTAtcattaagaagaagaagaataaattgtcattcgaagttatagttttattattgatCTATGATAGATTCTGTCAAGAATTGATCTGTGCTCTCTTCAAGTTTCTGTGCCTCTTCTGGATCCATAGAATTTTGAAGAAGACTGCTTCCTGTTATTGATCAATGAATTACTCTCAATCTgatcaaaattttgtatttcatatgaaatttggtGCGTTGAAAAAGTTTgtgaaaaaaacattattttactTCACGATAATCACTTTCTAGTGAAAAACTCAACAAATCCTATAGAACAATGTCATTCTTTGATACCAAAATATAATTACAGAAATCCTCAAACAGATAAGTTGGGTAAATGTATCTTTCAATTAGGAACAAAAGAAATGAACTcgattattaaatttaaatatttaatataaaaaagcAGTTAAAAAATCACTGCATTATGTAAATACTCCTAACAAATATAACTAAACTCATAACAGTAGACACCTTAAAGCCATAATCttacaatataaattaaaatacttAATAAAGTTATTCAGCAGCCTTATTTAAATCACAATGGGATTATACTCTCAATCAAGAAAATTATCATTTAGTCTCCATTTGTTGTCTTCCATTACGACTTTGTTTTCTTGCAAAAGCTTCTGCAAATGATGTTTTAAGGTTTGTTCAGCAGCTTTGTGGAGTTTTTCGGGAGTATCCATGTAAATGATTTTGACTAATTCACTTTCAGAAAATGCTTTCTGTCTATTGTTATTGAGTGTTTCCATTATTTGAGTTTCTCTCTCCATTCTATGAGAAATATAGTACTCAATAGTTTGTGAGGgattctgaaattaaaaaatatttttttatattctacgAGTATGTActctgattgaaaaaaaatagcattTTGTTCATTATTACTTACATGGATAACATTTCCATGTCCAGGGTAAATTACGGCTGGTTTTAATTCTAACAACTTATTCAACGATCTCATGAAATCATACAAATTTTCGAAGACGGTAGTTCCCTCTCCTAATATACAATCTCCACTGAAGATGGCATTATCTTCAAGAAGGTGGAGCACAACATGGTCTGCAGTGTGTCCTGGTGTGTGAACCACACGCAAAGTTGCGCCCTCAACACTAAATTCTTggttttcagttaaattttcgATTTCTATGTTAGTATTTAAGTCTTTCTCTTCAGTTGTAGGAAATTTCCATACTTGGGTGTTAGCTGCAAAATCgtcaaattggaatatatttatattaagcATTTCAACCAAATAATATTACCTGTTTTACCCTCGATAGACATTACATCGCATAGACCACCAATATGGTCATGATGCCAATGAGTTATCAAAATATGAGCTAAATCAATCTTTTCATGTTTTAGAACACTCTTCAAATGGTTCAAGTATTGTGGAACATCAGAATCTCCAGTATCGATAAGGATGCGcctgaaaaatcaaataattgaaaCATTTATTGTCACTATTGGTTTGTTTAAAGTGTGTATACAGTTTTTGCAACAAAACGTTTTGATTTTATAGATTTCCAATGCCAGGAATAGATATATAAGATATCATTAGTTAAATAAATATGTTAGATCCGGTAATTAGGACAATTCTCCTTTCAACATCGCTTTGAGAGAAGGGAAGTAGACGTAGGGCGGCCCCCCCAGATAAATTTTTGCTAATTGGACCCATATTTATGGAAGGGAAATGGGGAAAACGTTTTCGTTCTCCGTTTGACATTCGGCTACTATATGCATCTTTTTCTAACACATTGATATTACAGCTTAAGGTATCAACTTGCCAGCACTCTAATATATgtccaaaatatatttatttactggTTAGCTATTTGAATGCGCAAGGTAAATTAGCTAGTATTTTGGAATGACTATATTCTTTATATATGCTTTTTATGTTTGTCTGTttcgattaataaaaatatagtggTTCAATTCTAAATCTGTCCTTTAAGATATCCTACTATAATGTCAAATTTAGAATATTTTATCGCTTATTCTCATCTCTTAGTTACTGAAAGTACCTTTTTCCTGTTCCAACGATGTAAGTATTGGTTCCTTGCAATGTCATTGTGCCAGGGTTGCATCCTAGAATTCTTATGATCCTTGGAGATATTTTAGTTACTGCTGGTATGACTGCTGCCATTTTTACTTTGTGTCAATTCCGCGTATGACACTGACACCTTGATCACGAGGACACTCCAATTATCAGACtgtaaaatattatattatcagaaaacaaataaatgaaagtaTGCATGAGTTAGAGAATGAACAGAACCACAAATGTACTTGATATTTATCTTTACTGCTTTTCTCCGCTTCACGGAGAAATACAAAGAgcgtttttaattttctcaGGCTTATGtggattattcaatttcaaagtaCTATCCATTACAATGTTGGtatagatagttaaaattttttataaaaccAGCACTTGAACAAAATTACCAATCGAAAAACTTTGTAAATGTATTGGAAATCCCGTGAAATTTAGATAGGAGAAGAAAGGATCATGATATGTGAAATTGCATACGATAACCTTTTCGGAAATCCGATATTCCGAGATTGTCAAATTGGAAAAATAGATGAaagaaacatattttttatcaatCAGAATTCAAAAGTGTTTTTGAGCGGTCGTTCTCCTAACAGATATTGCtctattttatttcatattccttgaaaaaattgttctgattcATTGCTCACATTGATGACACTTACACTTGATCTCATATATGaccaattttaataaaaattgcaGGAAGCTATTAATTTGCATTTGCAATGTAGgtatgaaaaaggtttcaacGAATTAGTTATATCCCAcggaatttcaaaataaaaatggtATCTAAAAAACTAATGATGATTTAATAGTATGCTTGAACTTTTCCTATAAATCATGGA includes:
- the LOC123679254 gene encoding mRNA-capping enzyme, yielding MSKYGNSPGPVPDRWMYCPRKADQLIIKKFMAFKTPLSSRFDDDVPPKCRFAPSMVFDACRTNKVKLGLWIDLTNTKRFYDKKEIESRDCKYMKLNCRGHGECPSPEQTTTFVNIVHDFISKKPLEIIGVHCTHGFNRTGFLIASYLVLKCDCSVEIALDMFAKARPPGIYKADYIEELYRRYDSIEDAPPPPDRPDWEAEEENDTNGTEFSDNRTEQGNNMASTSSGRSSNKKKQEPKFMEGVPGVTVFREYPKMLDLQKKVQRMCEWKRNEFPGSQPVTMSNENLHLLKEKPYMVSWKADGMRYLMLIDGKDEVYFFDRDNNVYKVSDLSFPFRKNLRDHLRDTLVDGEMVIDKVNGEDIPRYLVYDIIQFMGQEVGKTSFRSVRLLCIEKEIIISRKTAMEKGLINRANEPFSVRKKEFWEIFQAENLLGPKFAASLSHEPDGLIFQPAEDPYVAGRCDSVLKWKPTELNSVDFKMKIVREQREGCVPCRKIQLFVGQLSEPFDSMKYNKELKDLDGKIIECKYQNNQWVFMRERTDKSFPNSYDTAYSVCQSIRKPLTKEALLEYIHYLYDRKIMPPPNKKIKR
- the LOC123679277 gene encoding endoribonuclease LACTB2 — protein: MAAVIPAVTKISPRIIRILGCNPGTMTLQGTNTYIVGTGKRRILIDTGDSDVPQYLNHLKSVLKHEKIDLAHILITHWHHDHIGGLCDVMSIEGKTANTQVWKFPTTEEKDLNTNIEIENLTENQEFSVEGATLRVVHTPGHTADHVVLHLLEDNAIFSGDCILGEGTTVFENLYDFMRSLNKLLELKPAVIYPGHGNVIHNPSQTIEYYISHRMERETQIMETLNNNRQKAFSESELVKIIYMDTPEKLHKAAEQTLKHHLQKLLQENKVVMEDNKWRLNDNFLD